A single Hypanus sabinus isolate sHypSab1 chromosome 24, sHypSab1.hap1, whole genome shotgun sequence DNA region contains:
- the LOC132380740 gene encoding probable G-protein coupled receptor 139, whose protein sequence is MLAPPRGLVYAIYYTALAVIAVPVNMVAIVILSLGNCGLNRCISRYLVSMAATDLLVIITAVILNRIPAIYFPGSFLSITPVRSLSTVLIYAARDSSVWLKVTFTLDRYVAICWHTLKAKYCTHRTAGIVVSVVCTLGCVINIPWYFLHEPMYVIDNMPWFCKRRDILYSFLLWKAFDWTDRVLTPCLPFLLIISFNALTVRHILAASRAPRRLRSYPTEVKQSDPEMESRRRSIVLLFAISGCFIILWMLYVLHFLLKRFQAGYTINGSNDYRLILREIANVFQMLGKYVFQMLHKYVCLRSDSEQIVERVESPDEIYMEHFTFVF, encoded by the exons ATGCTCGCCCCTCCCAGAGGCCTGGTGTACGCAATTTACTACACGGCTCTTGCAGTGATCGCGGTTCCAG TTAATATGGTGgccattgtgatcctgtccctAGGAAACTGTGGCCTAAACAGATGTATCAGCCGATATCTTGTGTCCATGGCAGCGACAGATCTTCTGGTAATTATCACCGctgtgatattaaaccggattcCCGCTATTTATTTTCCCGgtagtttcctatccatcaccccCGTGCGCAGTCTCAGCACTGTGTTAATTTACGCCGCCAGGGACAGTTCGGTTTGGTTAAAGGTCACGTTCACCCTTGACCGATATGTCGCCATCTGCTGGCACACACtcaaagcaaagtattgcacccaCAGAACCGCTGGCATTGTTGTCTCTGTCGTCTGTACTTTGGGCTGCGTGATCAACATTCCCTGGTACTTTTTGCACGAACCAATGTACGTCATTGACAACATGCCCTGGTTTTGCAAACGGCGGGATATCCTTTATTCTTTTCTGCTGTGGAAAGCATTTGATTGGACCGATCGCGTTTTGACACCTTGCCTCCCGTTCCTGCTTATTATCTCCTTCAACGCTCTGACTGTTCGGCACATTCTGGCGGCCAGTCGGGCCCCTAGGAGACTCCGCAGTTATCCCACGGAAGTGAAACAGAGCGACCCGGAGATGGAAAGCCGCAGAAGGTCGATCGTCCTGCTCTTTGCAATCTCGGGATGTTTCATCATTCTGTGGATGCTGTATGTTCTCCATTTCTTGCTGAAGCGATTTCAAGCTGGTTACACAATTAATGGCTCCAATGATTACAGGTTAATCCTAAGGGAAATTGCCAACGTGTTTCAGATGCTGGGCAAATACGTGTTTCAGATGCTGCACAAATACGTTTGTCTACGCAGTGACTCAGAACAAATTGTTGAAAGAGTTGAAAGTCCTGATGAAATTTACATGGAACATTTCACATTCGTTTTCTAA